CGAACCATTTGTTCCGGGCAAGCTCGGCCTCGAGGTAGTCGAGGTGGCGCGTGATCTGTGGCATGACGAACGTGCTCTTCACGCGGCCGGCGATGGCGCGCGCAACGGGGCGCACGAGGAACGGCATGGGCCCGCTCTCGATGCGGTCGAAGACGAGCTTCATCAGCAGCGGCGGCATGGCCGAGCCCTCCGCGTAATGCAGCCAGTAGGTGTAGCGAAGGCGCTCCGGGCTGCCTTGCGCAGGCGCCAGCTTTCCGCCGCCGTAGCGGTCGACGAGATACTCGACGATCGCGCCCGATTCCGCGATCGTGAGCGCGCCGTCGGTGATGACGGGCGACTTGCCGAGCGGATGGACCTGGCGCAGGGACTCGGGCGCCAGCATCGTCTTCGGGTCGCGCTCGTAGCGGACAATCTCGTAGTCGAGACCAAGTTCCTCCAGCAGCCACAGCACGCGCTGCGATCGCGAGTTGTTGAGGTGATGGACGGTGATCACCGGCCTACCCCGGCTTGCCGTCGAGCCGCGGCCGCGTGAGCACGGGCCAGTACCGAACCGCGTAGATTGCAAACGCGGACGACCACAGCGCGGCCGAACCCACAACAGTCGCGACGTAGGCGCCCGGCAGGAGAATGCCGCCCGCCACGCGCGCGATCGCGGCGGCCATCACGAGGCCATAGGCCAGGACCTCCCAGCCATCCGCCTGGAGAGGACGCCCCGTGTGGCCCTTCGCGGTGCGCGTCATCATGCCCAGCGTAAGCCCGCCGATGGCCCCGAGCGTGAGCGCGTGAAGCGCAAGGGACTCGCCCACCAGGCCCACGGCCGAGAGCGCCCTCAGAACCAGGTGAACGACGATCCACCCGTAAGCCACATGCAGAACCCAGACCAGCGGCGTACGGACCGTTCGCCACGGCTGCCACAGCCAGAGTCGCGCGGCCTGCGCAATGGCGGCAATCAGGGCTACCGCGCCGACCACGGTGGCCGGTGCCTGTGCCAGGTCCACCGCCAGGAGCACGAGAACGCTGGCCAGAGCCAGTCTCTCGGTCGGCATCGTGCGCCGCGCGTTGGTGCCTGGCACGCCGTTGTTGGTGAACATCGGGATGACGCGACCGCCCATCACCGTCATCACGAAGAGCACGATGTCCAGGCCCGCCAGCAGCCCCAGTCGCGAAGGCAGCGCGAGGATGCCCTGATACGCCAAGTGGAACGCAAGCACGGCCATCGACATGAGGGCCAGCACCACCACGAAGAAATAGTTGCGGCGGTTGGCGCTGCGCACGAGCGGGACGGCGATCGCAACGGCCACCGCCAGGGGAAAGGCCGCATTCACCCACGCGGCGGCGATACCATTGGGCGTCAGCACCAGCACCCGCCCCGCCACCCACAGCAGGGCGAGGAGCATGAGCGGCAGTCCGTCCGGCGTCGTCTGGCCGGTCCAGTTCCTGACCGCAGTAAGGAGGAATCCCGCCACCACCGCCACCGTATAGCCGAAGAGCATCTCGTGGGCGTGCCAGAGGTGCCCCTGCAGGTAGGCTCCTGCCGGAAGCCATCCGGCGAACTGTGCGGCCCACACCGCAATGCTCGCGGCGCCGAACGCGCTGGCGAGGAGGTAAAACGGCCGGAAGCCCAGGTTCCAGAGGGCGAATCCGGCCGTCGGGCTGGGCGGGTTCAACCGCGCATCTTCTCTTGCTTCTTGAGTTTCTTGGCTTCCTTCTTTTCCTTCGGTGTCTTCAGCGGTTCCTTTTTCACCATCTTCTTCGTGTCCTTGTCCTTGCTCTTGGCCATCTTCCTGCCCTCCACCGGTGAGTAACGCTGCAACTATATCGCGGATGCCGGCGCCTTTCGACTTGTAACAATTTGTCGCCCGTTCAACCGATACCGCCCAGGCGCGTTAAGGGATTCAGGCGCTGCGAAGGGCGCCTCCCGGGAAACGCCCCGGTCCGACCGTCAAGATCAAGTCAAGGAGACGACGATGCTGAAGAAAACCCTGGTGATCGCCGCCATGGCTACTGCCACCGCCCTCGCGCCCATGCAAGCTGCTGCCGGCGATCCCGGCTTGGGCGCCCTGTTCGGAGGAGCGATCGGCGCGGCGATCGGGCACAACGTGAACGGGCGCAATGGCGCCGTCGTGGGCGGCATGCTCGGCGCGGTGACCGGTGCGGCACTCGCGGCAAATTCAGGTGGCTATTACGATCCGGGTTACTACGCGCCGCCCGCGACCTACTACGCACCTGCGCCCGTGGCGTACGCGCCGCCCGCGACCTACTACGCACCCGCGCCCGTGGTTTACGCGCCGCGCCCCTACTACGCGCCGGCACCCGTGTATTACGCGCCATCCCCGGTCGTGGTCCGGCCGCGCCCCGTCGTCGCGTACAACCCTGTTGCGCATCGGCCGGTGCACAGGGCCGTCATCGCGGAATCGAGACACGATTGGCGCCAGGACAGGCGCAACGACTGGCCCGGCGTGCGCCATTGAGGTGAAGTGCGCCGATGACCCGGGTTGCTCCTCAACCGCCGCCGGTCTTCACGAGGTCCCGGAAACCGACGAGATAGCCGGCCGCGAGAACCAGACCGACCAGCAGCCAGCCGAGTGAGCGCCGATCCCCGACGACCTCGAGTTCCATCGAGGTTCGATCCCCCTGCTTGATGCCGGCGAGCTGCAGTAGCGCGCCCTGCCGGCCGTCGTAGCGATCGAGCTCCACACGCGGGGTGAATTCCTTGCGCCTGGCCTTCGGAAGCTGCTCGCGGATCTTCTGCACCATGGTTTCTTCCGGCAACCGGACCTGCATGGTGTACCGCGAAATCGGCGCCGGTTGCGTGTTCACGAAGCTATGCCTCAGCAGCCGGGACCCCTTCGGAAGGGCCGACTTCTGCCCCGCTTCGGGCTTGGGCACGAACAGTACGCCCGGAACCCGGAAGCTGAAACCGATGTTGACCGCGGCCGAGACGCCGTCCGGCAGTTCGATCTCGACGGACGACTGCTCCTTGGTCGTGAGGGGCTTGAGCACCACGCCTGCCGGGACATCAAGGGGCTTGAATTCCTCGATGGCCCCGAAACCCACCGGCAACTTGAACCGGCCCGCCTGGGCGCCGTCCACCTGCAGGTCCACGACCGCTTGCGCCGCTCCATCCAGCGCCACCTCGAGTCGCGTGTCATAAGCCTTGATCTCGACCGCTCCGACTCCGGCACAGGCGAATCCGAGAACGAGGAACAGCAGGGTCCGTTTCATGGCGCCACCGCCCAGAAGTCGGGCGTGAGCCCGATCCACGGGAACCACGTGAGCGCGAACAGCACCAGCAGCGCGACGCCCACGGTGCAGGTGACGATGCCGTACTTGAAGTTGTCGCCGACCGAGTACTGGTTCGTGGAGAACAGGATCACATTGGGCTTGCCGCTGATGGGCAGGCCGACGACCCAATCGATGCACAACGCCGCCGGCAGGGCGAGGGAGATGGGATTCCAACCCAGCGCCTTGGCGAGCGTGATGATGATGGGCAGCATGATGAGTGTGCGGACCGTCTTGGACGTGGTGAGCAGGTGGCTGTACATCATCACCGCGATGATCACCGTGTAGGCGACGCCGAACGGCACCCCCTTGAGGTTCATGCTGCCGAAGAGCGCCTTCACGCCCCAGGCGGCAGCGCCCGTGTCGTCGAGGGCGAGGCCCCCGGCATAGGCGCCTGCGCTGAAGATGAGCAGGTGCCAGGGAATGTCGGCCTCCGACCACTGCAGCACGCCGTAGCGCGGGAACAAGGCGATGACCGCGCCGAGCAGCGCCGCGAAGGGCGCGCTGATCTCCACGCCGAACCAGTCCATGTGGAAGATGTCGGTCATCCACAACGCCAGCACCAGGGAGAAAATGGCGATCGCCTTCTTTTCCTCGCGATGGAGCGGCCCCAGCTCCTCGTACTGCACCTGCACGATCCCGAGCCCGCCCTCGAGCTGCGGCACCTGCTCTGCCTTGGGAATCCGGAACAGGATCTTCTGGCCTACGATCCACATGATCAGCATCGTCGTGACGGCGAGCGGCGTCCCGACCTTCACCCAATCCATGTAGTAGACGCGCTGGTCCGCCATCGTCTGGATGAGTCCCACCGCGATGAGGTTGGCCGCGGACCCCGTCATGGTCATCGACGAGAGCACCGAGATGCAGCACAGGTTCAGGAGCAGCAGGTTGCGGCCGAAGTTGTTGTTCGTGTCCTCCGTGGCGCCATAGATGGCCGCGACCACGATGATGAGCGGCAGCGTCATCACCGTACGGGCTGCCGTGGCGGGGATCAGCGGCGCGAGGATCATGTGCAGGATAAGGAAGGCGAGCAGCGCCCACGACGCCTTCTTCCCGAACCTGAGGATGAGCCAGAAGGCCATGCGCTTGGCGAGGCGCACCTTGACCAGCATCGAACTGAGGATGAAGGCAAGGAGGTTCAGCCAGATCACGTCCATGCCCAGCACGTACATGATCGTCTTGTCGGTGGCCACCCGCGTCACGAGCAGCAGGAACATGAGGACGAGCGAGGTGACGTAGGTGGGGAAAGGCTCGGTCACCCACCACACAAGCGCGAGCATGAAGCACGCTGCGCCGGCTTGCGCCCCCGCGCTCAGCCCCGCCCCGGCCGGCAGGTACAGGATCAGCAGGAAGAGCGCGATGCCCCCCGGGAATCCGAGGTAGCGCATCCACCGCTCGGTCGGGCTCTGCGCAGGCCGCGCTTTGGAGGACAGGGCCATCTTGTCCATCCCCAGAAGCTCCATGAGCTTCTGGTTCTGGGCGTGGACCGCAGTCAGTGCGGGATCGGAGGCGGGGGCGTTCGCGGACATCATTCTGGCAGGTCAGGCCTTGGGCCAGTTCCTGTAGGGGTTCTTCAGCAGGTTCGAGTTGAAGTAACGCGAGTCGCTCGACACTTCCCTGACCGCCCAGTCCGGGACGGGAAACTTCTCGTCCTCCGACCCGAGTTCGATCTCGGCGACCACCAGGCCTTCGTTGTCGCCGTGGAAGACGTCGATCTCCCAGGTCTTGCCGCCGTGCACTTCCTTGTGGCGATGCTTGTCGATCAACGGCTTCTCGCACAGGTTGTCCAGGAGGACCGCGGCGTCCTCGACGGGTATGGCGTACTCGAACTCCGAGCGCGTCACGCCGACGCTCACGCCCTTGATGGTGAGTTTAGCCTGCGTGCCTTCGATGCGCACGCGCACCACGCGCTCCTTCTGCGCATTGAGATAGCCTTGCTTGAAGTGAATGCCGGCGTCCTGCGGCGTCCACTTCGAAAGATCCACGAGATACTTGCGTTCGATTTCCTTGCCCATGCGGTTCTCCTTCCAAGGTGAGGTTTCCGTCGCGGCGTTTGCGCCCGCCGGGGGGGGGGCGGCGGACCCGAGCTACCTGCAAGCCTTCGAGACCCGGAATCACCTGCTTCTTCCGGCTTACGACACCCGGGAGCCACTTCGAACTTTCAAGCCCCTTCAATCCAAACGCAGACTCGACAACGGTGATGTCGTCCGAGACGACCAGAAGGTCCGTTCCTTCTTTCAGTATGTCGGTCAGCATCAGGAGGACGGTGTGGTAGCCCTGGCCCTTCAGCTCCACCATTGCCTTGAGGAACTCGTCCTTCATGGGCGTGACGATTGAAAGGTCCATCAACTCCAGCTGCGCCACGCCGACCTTGCGGCCATTCATGTTGAAAGTCTTGAAATCCTGCATCAGGAGCTTCGTCGCCGGCAGGCCCTTGATCGCGGACTTGACCTCGAACTGCTTCAGTCCGAAGGCCCGGATATCCTCGACACCCGCGATTTCGGCCAGCTTGGCAGCAGCATCGCGGTCCTCCTGCGTGGTCGTGGGAGACTTGAACAACATCGTGTCCGAAATGATGGCGCCGAGCATGCCACCCGCAATGGGCTTGGGAATGGCCACACCGGCGGCGGCGTACATCCGGGTAGCGATGGTTGCGGCGCATCCGACCGGGAACACATAGGCCTCGATGGGCTTTTCGGTAGACAGGCCACCGAGCTTGTGATGGTCGACCAAGCCCCACCACCTCGGCCTTGCGGATGTCATCGGGCGCCTGCGGATAGTCCGAGTGATCGACCAGATACACCTTGCGTCCGGCCACGCTCGTCTGCACGGGAGGCGCGGCCAGCTGGAAGTAGTCCAGCACATACCTGGTCTCCAGGTTCGGCACTCCCTGGGCGATCGGAATCGCCGGGATCCCCTGCTGCGATTTCAGGTGAGCCACGGCAATGACTGTCGCAATGGAATCTGTGTCCGGATTCTTGTGTCCGACCACCAGGACCGGCTCGGCCGCCGCGACAACAACGCCCCAGGCGAGGGACAGTGCGGCTGCAAGCAGCCATGAAGTGAATCGTTTCATGAGACATTTCTCCTGTCAGAAGACGAGTTCGGAAATGCGAAGGCACCGAATTCGGGCGTGTGAACAATCCTTCGGGCGCCTTGCGGGCGTTCCGTGCGCGCGCCAGTTCGGCCTCGGGCGCGCGCACGGTAACCACCCCCCCCCGGTTGGGAGTGCCCGGGGGACCTTCCAATCGGGCCCTATTCGCCGATGTTCTTGGCGAGCGGCGAGCGGTACAGGTACGGGTTGCCCTTCGGGTCCAGCGGCCGCTTGTCCGCCTCGGTGACGACGGTCATCTCGTAGTCGAGGATGGCGTCGCCGATCAGCTTGATGGCGGCGGCGCGATCCTTGAACCCGGACGAGGAGAGCATCAGTTTGCCGTCCTTGCCGTAGCCCTTGTAGGAAGTGAACCAGGTCTGCAGGATGGTCGCCACGCCCGGAAACTTCGTTTCGAGGTCGGCGATGCTCTTCACCTTCGCAAAGGCAGAGTTCTCCATCACGATGATGGCCTTGTCGTCCACCTCGCCCGTGTCGATGAGGCTCAGCACGCCGATTGCGCGCCCGCGCACCACGGAACCGCGCGGCACCGCCTGTCCCAGCACGAGCACGTCGACGCTGTCGCCGTCGCCGCCCTTGGACTTCAGCATGACGGACCGCGGAATGGCGCCGTAGTTGACGGGATAGCCCAGGTACTGCACGTAGCGCGGGGCGCCGTTCTTCTGCTCGAGCTCGAGCATGCCCGTCTGGCTGTTCGTCTCGTACTTGGCCGTGGTGCCGGCGGGGATCTCGATCACCACGTTGTAGGTGCCGTCGCGGTTGATCGGGTCATAGCCGGTCAGGTAGTTCTTCTCCCCGCGGAGCACCGAGACCTGGTCGGTGGCGATGCCCTGGGCAGCGGCCGGCGCGGGCGCCAGGGTCCAGCCCAGCGCGAGGGCGAGGCAGGCCTGGAGTGCGATTCGTTTCGTGTT
This Betaproteobacteria bacterium DNA region includes the following protein-coding sequences:
- a CDS encoding glutathione S-transferase, which encodes MITVHHLNNSRSQRVLWLLEELGLDYEIVRYERDPKTMLAPESLRQVHPLGKSPVITDGALTIAESGAIVEYLVDRYGGGKLAPAQGSPERLRYTYWLHYAEGSAMPPLLMKLVFDRIESGPMPFLVRPVARAIAGRVKSTFVMPQITRHLDYLEAELARNKWFAGGKFSAADIQMSFPLEAAAARAGLDSHRPNLMAFLERVHGRPAYRRALERGGEYALAR
- a CDS encoding NnrS family protein yields the protein MNPPSPTAGFALWNLGFRPFYLLASAFGAASIAVWAAQFAGWLPAGAYLQGHLWHAHEMLFGYTVAVVAGFLLTAVRNWTGQTTPDGLPLMLLALLWVAGRVLVLTPNGIAAAWVNAAFPLAVAVAIAVPLVRSANRRNYFFVVVLALMSMAVLAFHLAYQGILALPSRLGLLAGLDIVLFVMTVMGGRVIPMFTNNGVPGTNARRTMPTERLALASVLVLLAVDLAQAPATVVGAVALIAAIAQAARLWLWQPWRTVRTPLVWVLHVAYGWIVVHLVLRALSAVGLVGESLALHALTLGAIGGLTLGMMTRTAKGHTGRPLQADGWEVLAYGLVMAAAIARVAGGILLPGAYVATVVGSAALWSSAFAIYAVRYWPVLTRPRLDGKPG
- a CDS encoding anion permease, whose product is MSANAPASDPALTAVHAQNQKLMELLGMDKMALSSKARPAQSPTERWMRYLGFPGGIALFLLILYLPAGAGLSAGAQAGAACFMLALVWWVTEPFPTYVTSLVLMFLLLVTRVATDKTIMYVLGMDVIWLNLLAFILSSMLVKVRLAKRMAFWLILRFGKKASWALLAFLILHMILAPLIPATAARTVMTLPLIIVVAAIYGATEDTNNNFGRNLLLLNLCCISVLSSMTMTGSAANLIAVGLIQTMADQRVYYMDWVKVGTPLAVTTMLIMWIVGQKILFRIPKAEQVPQLEGGLGIVQVQYEELGPLHREEKKAIAIFSLVLALWMTDIFHMDWFGVEISAPFAALLGAVIALFPRYGVLQWSEADIPWHLLIFSAGAYAGGLALDDTGAAAWGVKALFGSMNLKGVPFGVAYTVIIAVMMYSHLLTTSKTVRTLIMLPIIITLAKALGWNPISLALPAALCIDWVVGLPISGKPNVILFSTNQYSVGDNFKYGIVTCTVGVALLVLFALTWFPWIGLTPDFWAVAP
- a CDS encoding CYTH domain-containing protein, which produces MGKEIERKYLVDLSKWTPQDAGIHFKQGYLNAQKERVVRVRIEGTQAKLTIKGVSVGVTRSEFEYAIPVEDAAVLLDNLCEKPLIDKHRHKEVHGGKTWEIDVFHGDNEGLVVAEIELGSEDEKFPVPDWAVREVSSDSRYFNSNLLKNPYRNWPKA
- a CDS encoding inorganic diphosphatase — protein: MNTKRIALQACLALALGWTLAPAPAAAQGIATDQVSVLRGEKNYLTGYDPINRDGTYNVVIEIPAGTTAKYETNSQTGMLELEQKNGAPRYVQYLGYPVNYGAIPRSVMLKSKGGDGDSVDVLVLGQAVPRGSVVRGRAIGVLSLIDTGEVDDKAIIVMENSAFAKVKSIADLETKFPGVATILQTWFTSYKGYGKDGKLMLSSSGFKDRAAAIKLIGDAILDYEMTVVTEADKRPLDPKGNPYLYRSPLAKNIGE